ATTCGGATCTACCTTCGCTTTCATCTGGTCACCTCCTCCATACCCTCCATAAGCAACTCTTCGGCTAAACGCCCTTCTTTATCCGTAATCTGTCCTTCGAGGAATTCAGCCTGTAATTGTTTAGAGAGGCGGTTTATGAATATATTTAAAGCATTATTATACGACCATTTACGCCAAACGTCAAGTGGCAAACTGACCTCGCCCTGGTGCAATACGACCCCGAACCTGCGCCTCTGGGCCGCACCGGCTATCTTCTTGCCGCGAGAGACTACATCCGACCTGACAGGCAGGGCAAAACACGAACCGAACGCTTTGGCCGGGACCGAAACAGGGACATAAAGCTCGGCCTCAAGGCCCAATTGTTTCACCGCGGCGGCGACGCCTTCGTGTATATGGCGGTATGACGCGGCGGTCCCTTCCGGCATCACGCCTGAGCGCTCGCCGAAGACCAGGGAATACGTGATCCCTAGCTCGTCATGGTATACCGAACCGCCGCCGGTTGGCCGCCGGACGATCGGGACGCTGCTCTTAAGGAACGGGCTATCGTCAAGCCGCTGGAATTTCCCGATAGAGACGCATGGGTATGTCCAACGGTATACTCTCAGGGTGGGTGCTGACGGTTCTTCCGCCATAGACTGCATGATCGCCTCGTCGAGGGCCATGTTGGGCCCCGGCTCGCGGGCGCCGTCTATTATCAGGCGCCAGATTTTTTCCATCTTAAGTTAAGCTCCCTTGCGGCGAGGACTTCATCGAGCCTGCGGACAGGGGTTATATGCGGCGCCCCGGTCAAGAGCGAAGCGTCAGACCTGGCTTCCGCGGCTATCTTTATCATCGTTTCGGCGAAGGCGTCGAGCGTCTCTTTCGACTCGGTCTCGGTCGGCTCTATCATTATCGCCTCCTCGACTATAAGCGGGAAATATACCGTCGGCGCGTGGAACCCGTAATCCAGGAGGCGTTTCGCGATATCGAGCGTCTTTACGCCGAACTCCTTCTTATCCTTCCCTGTTAGGACAAATTCGTGCATGCACGGTTCGTCTTCGACGGCGAGCTGATAGTCGTTCTTGAGTTTCGCTTTCAGGTAATTCGCGTTAAGGACCGCCTCGAACGTGGCATCCTTCAGGCCGTCCGAGCCGAGAGACTTCATATAACAATATGCCCTTATTATCACGCCCGTGTTCCCATAAAAGGCGCGGACCTTGCCGATCGACCTCTTCTGGTCGTAATCGAGCGAGAGCTTGTTTCTCTTCTGTTTTATCCTGGGAATGGGAAGGAAATCGGCCAGATGGGCCTTTACGCCGACCGGCCCGGACCCCGGCCCGCCGCCGCCGTGCGGCGTGGAGAAAGTTTTATGAAGGTTCACATGGCATACATCGAATCCCATGTCCCCGGGCCTGGCCACGCCGAGAAGCGCGTTCAGGTTCGCGCCGTCCAGGTAAAGGAGCGCGCCGGCCTTATGGACTATATCGGCTATCTCTTTGACGTTCTTCTCGAAGAGGCCGAGCGTATTCGGGTTTGTAAGCATCAGGACCGCGACCTCATTGTCCATCGCGGCCTTCAGCGAGTCAATGTCTATGCGGCCCGCCTTATCGGACCTTACCGTGACTACCTCATATCCACATAACGCCGCGGACGCCGGGTTGGTCCCGTGCGCCGAATCGGGTATCACGACTTTCTTGCGGGGACTGCCTTTTGAAGTATGGTATGCCCTGACGATGAGCATGCCGGTAAGCTCTCCGTGCGCGCCGGCCGCGGGCTGGAGAGTGAAAGCATCCATCCCGCAGATCTTGCAAAGGGCCTGTTCCGTCTCATAAAGCACCTCCAGCATCCCCTGCACGCTCGTTTCCGGCTGGTACGGGTGTAGCCCTGTAAATTGCGGCAACCCGGCCATCTTATCGTTTATCTTCGGATTATATTTCATCGTGCATGAACCGAGCGGATAGAAATTCGTATCGATGGAATAATTCAGCTGCGACAACCGCGTAAAATGCCGCACGCAGTCGAGCTCGCTGACCTCGGGAAGGTCCGGCCCGTCCTTACGCAGGCATTCCTGCGGGATAAACGATTTTATATCGGCGTCCGGCACGTCAAGTTTCGGGAGAGTATATCCCTTCCTGCCGGGGCTGCTTATTTCGAATATAAGTTTTTCCATCAGTGTTTCCCCAGGAGTTCCGCGAACCTGTCGAGGTCATCCTTCGACTTAGTCTCGGTCACGCAGATAAGCATACAATTCTTCATATCGGCGCGGAACCTGCCGAGCGGCAGGCCGCCTATCATGCCGTGCTTGAGCAGATCGCCTATTATCTTATCCGTCTCTTTGCCGCACCTCACCACAAATTCGTTGAAGAACGGCGCGTCGAACATCAGCTCGAACCCGCTCAATTTAAGTATCTTATCCTTAAGGTAATGGCTCTTTAGGACATTCTGTCGCGCGACTTCCTTTATCCCTTCCTTGCCTAACAGCGAGAGATGGATGCACGCGGCCAGGGCCATGAGCCCTTCATTGGAGCAGATATTCGATGTCGCCTTCTCCCTGCGTATATGCTGTTCGCGCGCCTGCATAGTCAGGACGAAACCGCGCTTTCCCTCTATATCTTTCGTCATGCCGGCGACCCTGCCCGGCATCTTGCGCATATGTTTTTCTTTCACCGCGAAGAAACCCAGGTATGGCCCGCCGAAACTCATCGGTATCCCCAGCGGCTGTCCTTCGCCGACTGCGATATCAGCGTTATACCCGCCCGGAGCTTTTAATATGCCGAGCGATACCGGATTTACGCAGGCGATCAGGAGAGCGCCGCAGGAATGGCAGATGGATTCAACCTCGTCGACCTTCTCGATGCAGCCGAAGAAATTCGGGTTCTGGACGATCACGCAGGCAGTGGAATCGTTCGCTTCTTTTTTTAACGCCGTTTCGTCGAAGAGGCCGCCTGCATGCGGTATCTCGACAAATTCTATCTTATACCCTTCAAGGTATGTCTTTATTACCTGCCTGTACTCGGGATGCAGGGAGCTTGAGAATATGACACGGCTCCTGCCGGTCTCTTTTACGGCGAGAATGACGGCCTCGGCCAAAGCTGATGCGCCGTCGTACATCGAGGCGTTGGCAACGTCCATTCCGGTCAATTCGCAGATAAGGCTTTGGTATTCGTAT
The DNA window shown above is from Candidatus Omnitrophota bacterium and carries:
- the gcvPB gene encoding aminomethyl-transferring glycine dehydrogenase subunit GcvPB gives rise to the protein MEKLIFEISSPGRKGYTLPKLDVPDADIKSFIPQECLRKDGPDLPEVSELDCVRHFTRLSQLNYSIDTNFYPLGSCTMKYNPKINDKMAGLPQFTGLHPYQPETSVQGMLEVLYETEQALCKICGMDAFTLQPAAGAHGELTGMLIVRAYHTSKGSPRKKVVIPDSAHGTNPASAALCGYEVVTVRSDKAGRIDIDSLKAAMDNEVAVLMLTNPNTLGLFEKNVKEIADIVHKAGALLYLDGANLNALLGVARPGDMGFDVCHVNLHKTFSTPHGGGGPGSGPVGVKAHLADFLPIPRIKQKRNKLSLDYDQKRSIGKVRAFYGNTGVIIRAYCYMKSLGSDGLKDATFEAVLNANYLKAKLKNDYQLAVEDEPCMHEFVLTGKDKKEFGVKTLDIAKRLLDYGFHAPTVYFPLIVEEAIMIEPTETESKETLDAFAETMIKIAAEARSDASLLTGAPHITPVRRLDEVLAARELNLRWKKSGA
- a CDS encoding lipoate--protein ligase family protein, which codes for MEKIWRLIIDGAREPGPNMALDEAIMQSMAEEPSAPTLRVYRWTYPCVSIGKFQRLDDSPFLKSSVPIVRRPTGGGSVYHDELGITYSLVFGERSGVMPEGTAASYRHIHEGVAAAVKQLGLEAELYVPVSVPAKAFGSCFALPVRSDVVSRGKKIAGAAQRRRFGVVLHQGEVSLPLDVWRKWSYNNALNIFINRLSKQLQAEFLEGQITDKEGRLAEELLMEGMEEVTR
- the gcvPA gene encoding aminomethyl-transferring glycine dehydrogenase subunit GcvPA, coding for MKYSPHTDKDKKEMLGVIGAASSEDLFSAIPKEFRLQKLDLAEGISELELKKLMLDKAGKDYSTQKLVSFLGGGAYEHYIPQAVESLISRGEFLTAYTPYQAEASQGTLQAIYEYQSLICELTGMDVANASMYDGASALAEAVILAVKETGRSRVIFSSSLHPEYRQVIKTYLEGYKIEFVEIPHAGGLFDETALKKEANDSTACVIVQNPNFFGCIEKVDEVESICHSCGALLIACVNPVSLGILKAPGGYNADIAVGEGQPLGIPMSFGGPYLGFFAVKEKHMRKMPGRVAGMTKDIEGKRGFVLTMQAREQHIRREKATSNICSNEGLMALAACIHLSLLGKEGIKEVARQNVLKSHYLKDKILKLSGFELMFDAPFFNEFVVRCGKETDKIIGDLLKHGMIGGLPLGRFRADMKNCMLICVTETKSKDDLDRFAELLGKH